In one Melaminivora jejuensis genomic region, the following are encoded:
- the tadA gene encoding tRNA adenosine(34) deaminase TadA, with product MSETCQQECDAHWMRQALAQAAAARAAGEVPVGAVLVRGGALIATGRNAPLASCDPTAHAEVQALRAAGQRLGNYRLDGCTLYVTLEPCAMCAGALLHARVARVVYGAADPKTGVAGSVLDLFAQPRLNHQTQVSAGVLAQECAALLADFFRQRRQAQRPQHPLRQDALRTPEARFADLPALPWTVRRISDLPALGGLCLQVLDTAAAEAAGGADAVDASNAAPAWLLLHGAHCWSHDLRHLMAALDALGQRVLAPDLIGFGRSDKPKKEAWHTPQQHLQVLAELVQRLRLRRILLVAQDAPWALALAALLPGQVAGVLRIDATPRQCSPAPYPDAGHRAGPRALARWAQVAGPLPALPAGLAQTSPQALGLAHNGLDTPQAAAALARAALAYFSSHPFFQPSPPTEQAPRA from the coding sequence ATGAGTGAAACCTGCCAGCAGGAGTGTGATGCTCACTGGATGCGCCAGGCGCTGGCGCAGGCCGCTGCGGCGCGCGCTGCGGGCGAGGTGCCGGTGGGCGCGGTGCTGGTGCGCGGCGGCGCGCTGATCGCCACCGGTCGCAACGCCCCGCTGGCCAGCTGCGACCCGACGGCGCACGCCGAGGTGCAGGCGCTGCGCGCGGCGGGGCAGCGGCTGGGCAATTACCGGCTCGACGGCTGCACGCTGTACGTCACGCTGGAGCCGTGCGCCATGTGCGCTGGCGCCCTGCTGCACGCGCGCGTGGCCCGGGTGGTCTATGGCGCGGCAGACCCTAAGACCGGCGTCGCCGGCTCGGTGCTGGATCTGTTTGCCCAGCCGCGCCTGAACCACCAGACCCAGGTCAGCGCCGGCGTGCTGGCCCAGGAGTGCGCCGCGCTGCTGGCCGACTTCTTTCGCCAGCGCCGGCAGGCGCAGCGCCCCCAGCACCCGCTGCGCCAGGACGCGCTGCGCACCCCCGAAGCGCGGTTTGCCGATCTGCCGGCGCTGCCCTGGACGGTGCGGCGCATCAGCGATCTGCCGGCGCTGGGTGGCCTGTGCCTGCAGGTGCTCGATACGGCGGCAGCGGAGGCTGCGGGTGGGGCGGATGCGGTGGACGCCAGCAATGCCGCCCCAGCCTGGCTGCTGCTGCACGGCGCGCACTGCTGGAGCCATGACCTGCGCCACCTGATGGCCGCCCTGGACGCCCTGGGCCAGCGCGTGCTGGCGCCCGACCTGATCGGCTTTGGCCGCAGCGACAAGCCCAAGAAAGAGGCCTGGCACACGCCGCAGCAGCATCTGCAGGTGCTGGCCGAGCTGGTGCAGCGGCTGCGGCTGCGGCGCATCCTCCTAGTGGCGCAGGATGCCCCCTGGGCGCTGGCGCTGGCGGCGCTGCTGCCCGGGCAGGTGGCCGGCGTGCTGCGCATCGACGCCACCCCCAGGCAATGCTCGCCCGCGCCATATCCCGACGCCGGGCATCGCGCCGGCCCGCGCGCCCTGGCGCGCTGGGCGCAGGTCGCCGGGCCGCTGCCGGCCCTGCCTGCCGGCCTGGCGCAGACCAGCCCGCAGGCGCTGGGCCTGGCGCACAACGGGCTGGATACGCCCCAGGCCGCTGCCGCCCTGGCACGTGCCGCGCTGGCATACTTTTCTTCGCATCCCTTCTTCCAACCATCCCCGCCCACGGAGCAGGCGCCGCGCGCCTGA